The following coding sequences lie in one Deltaproteobacteria bacterium genomic window:
- a CDS encoding LLM class flavin-dependent oxidoreductase, whose translation MAQRRQPRRVGVEIPGADVQGVLGDIREAESLGIQAVWLTTGGPRTADNNIRRDTPSILAAAAMCTETIQLGTAIVLTWPRHPLSFVEYGEAMAQLAPGRFRLGLGPGNKAPIERTYGFAFERPLGHLTEYVQIVRAVLREGGVNFNGRFYRAQTADNVPVDVPVLISAVRPKSFELAGASTDGAISWLCPGAYLRDHAVPLMAAGAEKAGQPTPPLIAHVAVSLHDDWNEVEAVARERFDSYMRRDPYVEMYRIAGFAEAEQRAWSTPMLRSLVVSGDEAEAERRLLELFSFGAAEIMVSVLPAGNDPESSRRRTLEFLGKFARTL comes from the coding sequence ATGGCGCAACGGAGGCAACCACGAAGAGTCGGCGTTGAGATTCCGGGAGCCGATGTCCAGGGGGTTCTGGGCGACATCCGCGAGGCCGAATCCCTGGGGATCCAGGCGGTGTGGCTCACCACCGGAGGACCCCGGACCGCGGACAACAACATCCGCCGTGACACCCCGAGCATCCTCGCGGCCGCGGCCATGTGCACCGAGACCATCCAGCTTGGCACCGCCATCGTGCTGACCTGGCCGCGCCACCCGCTGTCTTTCGTCGAGTATGGCGAGGCCATGGCGCAACTCGCCCCGGGGCGATTTCGTCTGGGCCTGGGCCCGGGCAACAAGGCGCCCATCGAACGGACCTACGGTTTCGCGTTCGAGCGGCCCTTGGGCCACCTGACCGAGTACGTTCAGATCGTCCGGGCGGTGCTGCGCGAGGGAGGAGTGAACTTCAACGGACGCTTCTACCGTGCGCAGACCGCGGATAACGTTCCGGTGGACGTGCCGGTGCTGATCTCCGCGGTGCGGCCGAAGTCGTTCGAACTGGCCGGCGCCAGTACCGACGGCGCCATAAGCTGGCTGTGTCCCGGCGCCTACCTGCGCGACCATGCCGTTCCGCTCATGGCCGCGGGCGCGGAGAAGGCCGGTCAGCCTACGCCTCCGCTCATCGCCCACGTGGCCGTCAGCCTGCACGACGACTGGAACGAAGTCGAAGCCGTCGCCAGGGAGCGCTTCGATTCGTACATGCGACGGGACCCTTACGTGGAAATGTACCGCATCGCCGGCTTCGCCGAAGCGGAGCAACGGGCGTGGAGCACGCCGATGCTGCGGTCCCTGGTGGTCTCCGGCGACGAAGCCGAAGCCGAACGGCGGCTGCTGGAGCTGTTTTCCTTCGGCGCCGCGGAGATCATGGTCAGCGTCCTGCCCGCCGGCAACGACCCCGAGTCCAGCCGCCGGCGCACCCTCGAATTTCTGGGCAAGTTCGCACGCACCCTGTAA